The following proteins are co-located in the Dyadobacter chenwenxiniae genome:
- a CDS encoding D-glycero-alpha-D-manno-heptose-1,7-bisphosphate 7-phosphatase gives MPAKAVFLDKDGTLIRDVPYNADPEKVLYESGVLEGLSALQALGYKLVIVSNQPGIALGLFSQKQLNELINYFHEFFNKNDLILSGFYYCPHLPAENGAHCHCRKPEPGLILQAAADLDIDARESWMVGDILNDVEAGNRADCRTILINNGNETEWLTGAFRTPDHLAKDFTEAVGYIHSKIAIAYARA, from the coding sequence ATGCCAGCAAAAGCAGTATTTCTGGATAAAGACGGCACATTGATCAGGGATGTGCCTTACAATGCAGACCCTGAAAAAGTGCTGTATGAAAGCGGCGTATTGGAAGGACTGTCGGCCTTGCAGGCACTAGGCTATAAATTGGTGATCGTTTCCAATCAGCCCGGCATTGCACTGGGACTGTTTTCGCAAAAGCAATTGAATGAATTGATCAACTACTTTCATGAATTCTTCAACAAAAACGACCTGATACTTTCCGGGTTTTATTATTGCCCGCATCTTCCGGCCGAAAATGGGGCACATTGCCATTGCCGAAAGCCGGAACCAGGGTTAATCTTGCAGGCAGCCGCAGATTTGGACATTGATGCACGGGAATCGTGGATGGTTGGTGACATTCTGAACGATGTGGAAGCGGGAAACCGCGCTGACTGCCGGACAATTCTGATCAATAACGGTAACGAAACAGAATGGCTTACCGGTGCTTTTCGGACGCCTGATCATCTGGCAAAGGACTTTACGGAAGCGGTAGGTTATATCCATTCCAAAATTGCAATAGCTTATGCAAGAGCCTAA
- a CDS encoding glycosyltransferase family 9 protein, whose amino-acid sequence MQEPNTYQNVLCIRADNMGDVIMASPAFRALKETFGSKITLLTSKAGSIIAPYIAYVDDLIAVDLPWVQSNSLENGAIQALAEELKQKAFDAAIIFTVYSQSALPAAMLAFMAGIPVRVAYARENPYQLLTHWIPDSEPYEMIRHQVERDLGLVKHIGAETTEKKLLLNVPDADRRAFTQILSGIKIDVQKPFIVLHPGVSEEKRQYPKVLWIETGRALARQFEVPILISGSQAEKQLTDDIADGIGEPAISVAGCFSIGTFICLLEKASLLISVNTGTIHIAAATQTPMIVLYAQTNPQHTPWKCAHRILEFSVHEHLRSRNRVIRHVNETRYADHIPYPTPGEILAETKLIGSARLPGKSMPAFL is encoded by the coding sequence ATGCAAGAGCCTAATACATATCAGAATGTGCTTTGTATCCGGGCTGATAATATGGGCGATGTCATCATGGCTTCACCTGCTTTTCGTGCATTAAAAGAGACATTTGGAAGCAAAATTACCTTGCTCACGTCGAAAGCAGGCTCCATCATAGCGCCTTATATCGCATATGTGGATGACCTGATAGCCGTTGATCTTCCCTGGGTGCAAAGCAATAGCCTTGAAAACGGAGCGATTCAGGCCCTGGCGGAGGAGTTGAAACAAAAAGCGTTCGATGCAGCGATTATTTTTACGGTTTACAGCCAGAGCGCGCTGCCAGCTGCCATGCTGGCATTTATGGCGGGTATTCCAGTCCGGGTGGCATATGCAAGAGAAAATCCATATCAGCTGCTAACACATTGGATACCAGATTCGGAGCCTTATGAAATGATTCGTCACCAGGTTGAGCGCGATCTGGGTTTGGTAAAACATATCGGTGCTGAAACCACAGAAAAAAAGCTGCTATTAAATGTCCCTGATGCCGATAGGCGAGCCTTTACCCAAATACTGTCCGGCATAAAGATCGATGTTCAAAAACCATTCATCGTACTCCATCCGGGCGTATCCGAAGAAAAAAGACAATATCCAAAGGTGCTTTGGATAGAAACAGGAAGAGCGCTTGCCCGGCAGTTTGAGGTGCCTATTCTGATTTCCGGATCGCAGGCAGAAAAACAGCTGACAGATGACATAGCAGACGGAATAGGGGAGCCGGCCATTTCGGTTGCAGGTTGTTTTTCGATTGGAACGTTTATTTGTCTGCTGGAAAAGGCCAGCCTGTTGATCTCTGTGAACACAGGAACGATCCACATTGCCGCAGCGACGCAGACACCCATGATCGTGCTTTATGCACAAACGAACCCACAACATACGCCCTGGAAATGCGCGCACCGTATTCTGGAATTCTCTGTTCACGAGCACCTGAGGAGCCGTAACAGGGTGATCCGGCACGTTAACGAAACTCGATATGCCGATCACATTCCTTACCCCACGCCCGGGGAAATCCTGGCAGAAACGAAGTTAATCGGCTCTGCCAGGTTACCGGGGAAATCTATGCCAGCTTTTCTTTGA
- a CDS encoding dienelactone hydrolase family protein, with protein MSQIRKEDIKQEVFDLYDDYAHDRIDRRNFMQNLSAYAVGGITVASLMSFLMPDYQGTIQVQSNDSRLKSDYINYDSPKGGKTIKALLSTPDGATGKLGGVVVVHENRGLNPYIEDVGRRVALAGFISVAPDALTPLGGYPGNDEKGREMQSKRDRNEMSEDFIAAYEYLKNHKDCNGKIGVVGFCFGGAMANMMAVRIPELAASVPFYGGQPAAEDVPKIKAPLLLHYAGLDTRVNEGWPAYEQALKDNKKEYTAHMYPDANHGFHNDSTPRYDKAAAELAWKRTIDFFKEKLA; from the coding sequence ATGAGCCAGATCAGAAAAGAGGACATTAAACAAGAAGTATTTGACCTTTACGACGACTACGCGCACGACCGGATCGACAGGCGGAATTTTATGCAGAATTTATCTGCATATGCTGTTGGCGGCATAACTGTTGCATCGCTGATGAGCTTTCTGATGCCAGACTATCAGGGAACGATTCAGGTGCAGTCCAATGATTCCCGGTTGAAATCCGACTATATTAACTACGATTCACCCAAGGGAGGCAAAACGATAAAAGCATTGCTTTCAACCCCAGACGGCGCAACCGGTAAACTTGGCGGCGTGGTGGTTGTTCACGAAAACCGGGGCTTGAACCCTTATATTGAAGATGTTGGCAGAAGAGTTGCGTTGGCAGGATTCATTTCTGTTGCCCCGGATGCGCTGACGCCGTTGGGAGGTTATCCCGGGAACGACGAAAAGGGACGCGAAATGCAAAGCAAAAGGGATAGAAATGAAATGTCTGAAGACTTCATCGCGGCTTACGAATATTTGAAAAATCACAAAGACTGCAATGGTAAAATCGGCGTGGTCGGCTTCTGCTTTGGCGGTGCTATGGCCAATATGATGGCTGTCAGGATTCCGGAACTTGCTGCTTCCGTTCCTTTTTACGGCGGGCAACCTGCCGCCGAAGATGTTCCGAAAATCAAAGCGCCGCTTCTTCTGCACTATGCCGGTCTGGATACGCGTGTGAACGAAGGATGGCCGGCTTATGAACAGGCATTAAAAGACAACAAGAAGGAATACACAGCACACATGTATCCCGATGCGAACCACGGGTTTCACAACGACAGCACGCCGCGCTATGATAAGGCAGCTGCGGAACTGGCCTGGAAACGCACCATCGACTTTTTCAAAGAAAAGCTGGCATAG
- the sugE gene encoding quaternary ammonium compound efflux SMR transporter SugE: MAWLTLIIAGLLEVVWAYFMKQSKGFSLLVPSIITLVAMAASFGLLSFSMRSLPLGTAYTIWTGIGAVGAFLLGVALLGESASPMRIAAALLILAGIVLMKISS, translated from the coding sequence ATGGCTTGGTTAACTTTAATTATCGCGGGACTGTTGGAGGTTGTCTGGGCCTACTTTATGAAGCAGTCAAAAGGTTTTTCACTGCTTGTTCCATCCATTATCACACTCGTTGCAATGGCCGCCAGCTTTGGCCTATTATCCTTTTCGATGCGGTCCTTACCGCTGGGAACTGCTTACACAATCTGGACGGGGATAGGTGCAGTCGGTGCATTTCTGTTGGGCGTTGCATTACTGGGTGAGAGCGCCAGTCCGATGCGCATTGCAGCAGCACTGCTGATCCTGGCAGGAATTGTGCTCATGAAAATCTCGTCATAG
- a CDS encoding sulfatase family protein → MNALTRIILFAGRYAVGILAVLTMLSFRSVPEKDSGVKQTTTRPNIVIIMADDLDSKQLSCYGGQNIKTKNIDRLAAQGLKFNNIYASEAMCVPTRASLFTGLYPVRHGSYQNHKPVYDNLKSVGHYLADLGYRVGLTGKDHVTKPKSVFPFDIIEGFEPNCVSATDEYSLDAVKSYMTASEKPYCLFVMSINPHTPWTSGDTTEFDAKKLKLPVDWVDTPVTRRQYVKYLAEIRRLDNQVGDIAKLIAETGQDKNTILIFLGEQGAQFPGAKWNLWDSGQKSSMIVKWPGKVKEATETNAIVQYEDITPTLIDIAGGKAIAGLDGTTFLPVLNDKSKTARSFAYGIHNNIPEGDPYPIRSIRDGRYKLILNLLPKTEYYNRFMMTRERMDRNTVWFSWVDKAVDDANAKKITSRFVNRPAVEFYDLQNDPFELNNLAADPAQVKRIERFTNELRTWMEQQGDAGASIDIAIRK, encoded by the coding sequence ATGAATGCTTTGACAAGGATCATTTTATTCGCAGGCCGATATGCGGTTGGCATTTTGGCGGTTCTGACCATGCTGAGTTTCAGGTCAGTGCCTGAGAAAGATAGCGGCGTTAAGCAAACCACCACACGGCCAAATATTGTTATCATTATGGCGGACGACCTGGATAGCAAGCAGTTAAGCTGCTATGGAGGACAAAATATCAAAACAAAGAACATTGACCGGCTTGCCGCACAGGGTTTGAAATTCAACAATATCTATGCTTCGGAAGCAATGTGTGTGCCTACACGCGCATCGCTTTTTACCGGCCTTTATCCGGTTCGCCATGGTTCATATCAAAATCACAAACCCGTTTATGATAACCTGAAGAGTGTTGGACATTATCTTGCTGATCTGGGTTATCGCGTTGGCCTGACGGGAAAAGACCATGTTACCAAGCCCAAGTCCGTATTCCCTTTCGACATCATTGAAGGTTTCGAACCCAATTGCGTTTCTGCCACCGATGAATACAGCCTGGATGCAGTAAAAAGTTACATGACGGCGAGTGAAAAGCCCTATTGCCTGTTTGTGATGAGCATTAACCCGCATACTCCCTGGACTTCTGGCGATACAACCGAGTTCGATGCGAAAAAACTGAAATTGCCTGTGGATTGGGTAGATACGCCGGTTACAAGGCGTCAGTATGTTAAATATCTGGCCGAAATACGGCGTCTGGACAATCAGGTGGGCGACATTGCCAAGCTGATTGCAGAAACGGGGCAAGACAAAAATACGATCCTCATCTTCCTGGGCGAACAAGGTGCGCAGTTCCCTGGTGCAAAGTGGAATTTGTGGGATTCCGGACAAAAGAGTTCTATGATCGTAAAATGGCCCGGCAAAGTGAAAGAAGCAACGGAAACAAATGCAATCGTTCAGTATGAGGACATTACACCTACTTTAATAGACATTGCAGGCGGTAAGGCCATTGCCGGACTGGATGGAACAACCTTTCTTCCGGTGTTGAACGATAAAAGCAAAACAGCCAGATCTTTTGCCTATGGCATCCACAACAACATTCCGGAAGGTGATCCTTACCCGATTCGCAGCATTCGCGATGGCCGCTACAAGTTGATTTTGAACTTGTTACCGAAAACCGAATATTACAATCGTTTTATGATGACCCGTGAACGCATGGATCGGAATACGGTTTGGTTTTCATGGGTTGATAAAGCCGTTGACGATGCAAATGCAAAAAAAATCACATCCCGATTCGTGAACCGCCCCGCTGTTGAATTTTATGATTTGCAAAATGATCCTTTTGAGCTTAATAATCTGGCAGCCGACCCGGCGCAGGTAAAACGGATCGAGCGCTTTACAAACGAACTGCGTACGTGGATGGAACAGCAAGGCGATGCAGGTGCGTCCATTGACATTGCGATCAGGAAGTAA
- a CDS encoding GyrI-like domain-containing protein, giving the protein MLSEPKTERREELHYLCIRKTVHMHNIPEILPPLIPEVKEWMQERNIEAAGVDFFLYKSMNEKGELDCEAGFPVGKAVEGDERVAAGSFPAGHYASIIYTGHFKDMMQAHVALEKWIKEKGFTEKARQENGRTEWGGRTEFYLVDPDFEPNPDKWQTEIVFLLED; this is encoded by the coding sequence ATGCTTTCAGAACCTAAAACAGAGCGCCGGGAAGAGCTGCATTATTTGTGCATCCGCAAAACTGTCCACATGCACAATATCCCGGAAATTCTGCCCCCGCTCATCCCCGAAGTGAAGGAATGGATGCAGGAAAGGAACATTGAAGCGGCCGGGGTGGATTTCTTTTTATATAAATCAATGAATGAAAAAGGGGAGCTGGATTGCGAAGCGGGATTTCCGGTTGGTAAAGCTGTTGAAGGTGATGAGCGGGTTGCAGCAGGAAGTTTCCCTGCGGGACATTACGCCAGCATTATTTATACCGGACATTTCAAAGACATGATGCAGGCCCATGTTGCCTTGGAAAAATGGATCAAAGAAAAAGGGTTTACCGAAAAGGCACGTCAGGAAAACGGCCGCACGGAATGGGGCGGGAGAACGGAATTTTATCTGGTAGACCCTGATTTTGAGCCTAATCCCGATAAATGGCAAACGGAAATCGTCTTTTTGCTGGAAGATTGA
- a CDS encoding response regulator, with protein sequence MAFKNILLIDDDEDDHDIFRSALNQLSDNVSFDAILDANDALKRLISKQLEPDVIFLDLNMPKMNGEVFLTLIKNDNSLKNIPVIIYSTASSPSTIRTVKELGASDYITKPDSFEGLLHIMKPLVA encoded by the coding sequence ATGGCTTTTAAAAATATACTACTGATTGACGACGATGAGGATGACCACGACATTTTTCGCTCGGCGTTAAACCAGCTTTCTGATAACGTTTCTTTCGATGCGATCCTGGATGCCAATGATGCGCTGAAAAGACTGATCAGCAAGCAATTGGAGCCAGACGTTATCTTTCTTGACCTGAATATGCCGAAAATGAACGGTGAAGTCTTTCTGACCCTGATCAAAAACGACAACAGCTTAAAAAATATCCCGGTCATTATTTATTCAACCGCTTCAAGCCCGTCAACCATCCGCACGGTGAAAGAACTGGGCGCTTCTGATTACATCACAAAACCCGACAGTTTCGAAGGCCTTCTCCATATCATGAAGCCGTTGGTCGCATAG
- a CDS encoding catalase yields the protein MKTNKPSDNEAKQPDNAKIQNLDPHIADATGELLTTNHGLRINDDQNSLKAGERGATLLEDFILREKITHFDHERIPERIVHARGSGAHGVFKVYKPMGDVTKAQFLNDTSIETPVFVRFSTVAGSRGSTDLARDVRGFAVKFYTQEGNFDLVGNNMPVFFIQDSIKFPDLIHAVKPEPDNEMPQAASAHDTFWDFISIMPESAHMVMWAMSDRALPRSYRMMEGFGVHTFRFVNAEGVSNFVKFHWKPLLGVHAVAWDEAQKISGKDPDFHRRDLWDAIENGDFPEWELGVQIVPEADEFKYEFDLLDPTKIIPEELVPVQRIGKMTLNRNPDNFFAETEQVAFHVGHIVPGIDFTNDPLLQGRLFSYTDTQLLRLGGPNFHEIPINRPIVPVHNNQRDGHMRQTINRGKTSYNPNTLGNGYPLQAKVSEGGFNTYPERIDARKVRARSKSFFDHFSQAKLFFNSQSDPEKNHIVDALSFELGKVTVPAIRERMLGILSLIDKDLAGQVAFALRLPVPKSLEQPINHSVPADGDPADFESYIFEGSLTSSEALSMANTPKDSIKTRKIAFLAADGVDAASLLTVKAALEGAGAVVEILAPRHNYIVAENDEKIPVSHSLLTAASVFYDAVYVPGGTNSVATIEADADAIHFLNEAFRHCKAIAAHTDAVQVLEATYFAKKMPADFSDKSILAEGVIVGTDTDGLADKFILAIAQHRFWEREKPRKVPA from the coding sequence ATGAAAACGAATAAGCCATCGGACAACGAAGCTAAACAACCCGACAATGCAAAAATTCAAAACCTTGACCCGCACATCGCCGACGCTACTGGCGAGCTGTTAACTACAAATCACGGTCTTCGAATTAATGACGACCAAAATTCCCTTAAAGCCGGTGAGCGTGGAGCCACCTTACTGGAAGACTTTATCCTCAGAGAAAAAATAACCCATTTCGATCATGAGCGGATCCCTGAACGCATTGTTCATGCCCGGGGATCAGGTGCGCATGGTGTTTTCAAGGTTTATAAGCCAATGGGAGACGTCACAAAAGCCCAGTTTTTGAATGACACAAGCATTGAAACACCTGTTTTTGTGAGATTTTCGACGGTTGCGGGATCAAGAGGATCTACGGATCTTGCGCGCGACGTGCGCGGATTTGCCGTCAAATTTTATACGCAGGAAGGGAATTTTGACCTGGTCGGTAACAATATGCCGGTGTTTTTTATTCAGGATTCGATCAAATTTCCGGATCTGATTCACGCTGTAAAGCCAGAACCAGATAACGAAATGCCGCAAGCTGCTTCGGCGCATGATACTTTCTGGGACTTTATCTCGATTATGCCCGAATCGGCACATATGGTCATGTGGGCCATGAGCGATCGTGCGCTGCCGCGGAGCTATCGCATGATGGAGGGTTTTGGTGTGCATACGTTCCGCTTTGTGAATGCCGAAGGCGTTAGCAATTTTGTCAAATTCCACTGGAAACCGCTTTTAGGCGTGCACGCAGTGGCCTGGGACGAGGCACAGAAAATTTCCGGGAAAGATCCGGATTTTCACAGAAGGGATTTGTGGGACGCCATCGAGAACGGTGACTTCCCCGAATGGGAACTTGGCGTGCAGATCGTTCCTGAAGCAGACGAGTTCAAATATGAATTCGATTTGCTCGATCCAACGAAAATTATTCCCGAAGAGTTGGTTCCTGTACAGCGGATCGGGAAAATGACATTGAACCGCAACCCCGACAACTTTTTCGCCGAAACCGAGCAGGTGGCATTCCACGTCGGCCATATAGTTCCGGGAATTGATTTCACCAATGATCCTTTGTTGCAAGGCAGGCTGTTTTCCTACACCGATACACAGCTATTGCGCTTAGGAGGCCCTAATTTTCACGAGATACCCATTAACCGTCCCATTGTGCCTGTGCACAATAACCAGCGCGACGGGCATATGCGCCAAACCATCAACAGGGGTAAAACGAGCTATAATCCGAACACGCTGGGCAACGGTTATCCGTTGCAGGCCAAAGTTTCGGAAGGCGGGTTCAACACCTATCCTGAGCGCATTGACGCGCGGAAGGTACGGGCGCGAAGCAAAAGCTTTTTCGACCATTTTAGCCAGGCAAAGTTGTTTTTCAATAGCCAGTCCGATCCGGAGAAAAACCACATTGTGGACGCATTAAGCTTCGAGCTGGGTAAAGTAACTGTCCCGGCAATCCGCGAAAGAATGTTGGGTATACTGTCGTTGATCGACAAAGACCTTGCAGGGCAAGTCGCTTTTGCATTGCGGCTTCCGGTTCCAAAATCACTGGAACAGCCTATTAATCACAGCGTTCCGGCAGACGGCGATCCTGCTGATTTCGAGTCATACATTTTTGAAGGATCTTTGACTTCCTCGGAAGCACTGAGCATGGCAAACACTCCAAAAGACAGCATTAAGACGAGAAAAATCGCTTTTCTGGCTGCGGATGGGGTAGACGCGGCTTCATTGCTAACGGTGAAGGCGGCTTTGGAGGGAGCAGGTGCAGTGGTAGAAATCCTTGCGCCGCGCCATAATTACATTGTTGCCGAAAATGACGAAAAGATTCCGGTAAGCCATAGCCTGCTCACGGCCGCATCCGTATTTTATGATGCAGTTTATGTTCCGGGCGGCACGAATAGTGTAGCAACCATTGAGGCTGATGCCGACGCGATCCATTTTCTGAACGAGGCTTTCCGCCACTGCAAAGCCATTGCGGCACATACGGATGCTGTCCAGGTCTTGGAAGCGACCTATTTCGCCAAAAAAATGCCTGCCGACTTCTCAGACAAAAGCATTCTCGCAGAAGGTGTGATTGTGGGTACGGACACGGACGGTTTGGCCGATAAATTCATTTTGGCCATTGCGCAGCACAGATTCTGGGAGCGCGAAAAACCACGCAAAGTTCCGGCATAA
- a CDS encoding ankyrin repeat domain-containing protein encodes MGNIESVNLDQVLIHAARLGNIPVIQEILSRGIDIDVQDEKGYTPLIIACYNNHFETAKLLLKSGADANAFDFGGNTALMGVSFKGYPDIAELLIDNGADLNMQHGNGGTALMFAAMFGRNDLVKLLLARGADKTILDNRGLSVEDLALQQGNHEAVTLLA; translated from the coding sequence ATGGGAAATATTGAAAGTGTAAATTTGGATCAGGTCCTTATACATGCAGCCCGCCTGGGTAACATCCCGGTGATACAGGAAATTCTCAGCCGTGGAATTGACATTGATGTTCAGGATGAAAAAGGATACACGCCGCTCATCATCGCATGTTATAACAACCACTTCGAGACAGCAAAGCTGCTGCTGAAATCCGGTGCTGACGCCAATGCATTTGACTTCGGTGGCAACACCGCTTTAATGGGTGTTTCGTTCAAGGGTTACCCGGACATTGCGGAACTGCTCATCGACAACGGCGCAGATCTGAACATGCAGCACGGCAATGGCGGAACGGCATTGATGTTCGCGGCGATGTTCGGTAGAAATGATCTGGTAAAACTGCTTCTGGCCCGGGGAGCCGATAAAACCATCCTGGACAATCGCGGGCTTTCCGTCGAGGACCTGGCCCTGCAGCAGGGTAACCACGAAGCAGTTACGCTGCTGGCATAA